One window from the genome of Natronomonas pharaonis DSM 2160 encodes:
- a CDS encoding CGCGG family putative rSAM-modified RiPP protein, giving the protein MTAATQRLSNRTALTASGPTTGADHRYRRSPPSARIYSWSRFSNANIIEGVHVTLVTHAAHGHPSTYLFDHLRTVFEDSDTAIDWAFVDQCGCGGYVTRVDVEA; this is encoded by the coding sequence CTGACGGCCGCGACCCAGCGGCTCTCGAACAGGACTGCACTGACGGCAAGCGGACCGACGACGGGCGCTGACCACCGGTATCGTCGTTCCCCACCGTCAGCAAGGATATATTCGTGGTCGCGCTTTTCCAACGCTAATATAATTGAGGGTGTTCATGTTACCCTCGTCACTCACGCTGCCCACGGCCATCCGTCAACGTATCTCTTCGACCATCTCCGTACCGTTTTCGAAGACAGCGACACCGCCATCGATTGGGCGTTCGTCGACCAGTGTGGCTGCGGCGGCTACGTGACCCGGGTCGACGTCGAGGCCTGA
- a CDS encoding hydantoinase/oxoprolinase family protein — MADSPTHRTDEQSTETRIGVDVGGTFTDVVLSVDDALVTAKVPTTDNQSVGVLDGIEKACERAGIDPSELDAFAHAMTVSVNALLERDGAETALVTTAGFRDVLEIGRQDRPDLYDLDAEKPAPLVPRRRRFEVDERTTPDGIERTVDPDDVRDLAATLRDRDVESVAVCLLHAYADPTNEQVVAETLRDELDVPVSASHEVLAEFREFERTSTTAADAYVRPAIEGYIGRLVDEAADAGVPAPRIMQANGGIADPETVQEHAVTTTMSGPAAGVVGAAATVDDSDVTGLVTFDMGGTSSDVSLVRDGEAERTTDSEIAGVPIRTPMVDVNTVGAGGGSVAWVDAGGALRVGPQSSGAQPGPACYGRGGTKPTVTDANVVLGYIGPETELGGEMTLDVAAAHDALERLADEAGLDGALEAAQGVYRVANATMTRTIRSVTVERGHDPRSFALVAFGGAGPMHAASLAESLDIDRVVVPRPGGVLSAYGLLAADESYDAVRTVGVDLATADPSRIETVYDGLIEDVLADASDPDEAVVERAADCRYNGQSFELTVPVDETFDATAVEERFHDAHERAYGYAMDEEISVVNLRATATRPGTEPTVRHEGAGDPLVGSRQAHFPGFGTRETTIYDRDRLEPGTTISGPAVLEQAESTTVVPPTWAGDVLEDGTLVMTHEGGEN; from the coding sequence ATGGCTGACTCACCCACCCATCGGACAGACGAACAGTCCACCGAGACGCGAATCGGCGTCGACGTCGGCGGGACGTTCACCGATGTCGTGCTCTCGGTCGATGATGCCCTCGTCACCGCGAAGGTGCCGACGACCGACAACCAAAGCGTCGGCGTTCTCGACGGCATCGAGAAGGCCTGCGAGCGGGCCGGCATCGACCCGAGCGAGCTCGACGCCTTCGCCCACGCAATGACGGTTTCGGTCAACGCATTGCTCGAACGGGACGGTGCTGAGACCGCGCTCGTGACGACGGCGGGATTTAGAGACGTGCTCGAAATCGGCCGGCAGGACCGACCCGACCTGTATGACCTCGATGCCGAGAAGCCGGCCCCGCTCGTTCCGCGACGGCGGCGGTTCGAGGTCGACGAACGGACGACGCCGGATGGCATCGAGCGTACGGTCGACCCCGACGATGTCCGCGACCTCGCGGCGACACTGCGTGACCGCGATGTCGAGAGCGTCGCCGTCTGTCTGCTGCACGCCTACGCCGACCCGACAAACGAGCAGGTCGTCGCCGAGACGCTCCGCGACGAGCTTGATGTGCCGGTGTCGGCCTCCCACGAGGTGTTGGCGGAGTTCCGAGAGTTCGAACGCACCTCGACGACGGCCGCTGATGCCTACGTCCGGCCGGCAATCGAGGGCTACATCGGCCGCCTTGTCGACGAGGCCGCCGATGCTGGTGTTCCAGCCCCCCGGATTATGCAAGCCAACGGCGGTATCGCTGACCCGGAGACGGTACAGGAACACGCCGTAACAACGACGATGTCCGGGCCAGCAGCCGGCGTCGTCGGGGCGGCGGCGACGGTCGACGACAGCGACGTTACCGGGCTTGTCACCTTTGATATGGGCGGGACGTCCAGCGATGTCAGCCTTGTTCGAGACGGCGAAGCTGAACGGACGACCGACTCAGAAATCGCCGGCGTGCCGATTCGAACGCCGATGGTCGATGTCAACACCGTCGGCGCGGGCGGCGGCTCGGTAGCGTGGGTCGACGCCGGCGGCGCACTCCGGGTGGGGCCGCAATCGTCGGGCGCACAGCCCGGCCCTGCCTGTTACGGCCGTGGCGGAACGAAGCCGACAGTCACCGACGCGAACGTCGTTCTCGGCTACATCGGCCCCGAGACGGAGCTCGGCGGCGAGATGACGCTCGACGTTGCGGCCGCCCACGACGCGCTCGAACGGCTGGCAGACGAGGCCGGGCTGGATGGTGCGCTGGAGGCTGCACAGGGCGTCTACCGCGTCGCTAACGCGACGATGACGCGGACAATCCGCTCGGTGACAGTCGAACGCGGCCACGACCCGCGGTCGTTCGCGCTCGTGGCGTTCGGCGGTGCGGGGCCGATGCATGCCGCCTCGCTGGCCGAGTCGCTCGATATCGACCGCGTGGTCGTCCCGCGACCCGGTGGCGTGCTCTCGGCGTACGGGCTGTTGGCGGCCGACGAGAGCTACGATGCGGTTCGAACTGTCGGGGTCGACCTCGCGACCGCCGACCCCTCCCGCATCGAGACGGTCTATGACGGTCTTATCGAGGATGTCCTTGCGGATGCCTCCGACCCCGACGAGGCTGTCGTCGAACGCGCCGCCGACTGCCGGTATAACGGTCAGAGCTTCGAGCTGACCGTCCCGGTCGACGAGACGTTCGACGCCACCGCGGTCGAAGAGCGGTTCCACGACGCCCACGAGCGGGCCTACGGCTACGCGATGGATGAGGAGATATCGGTTGTCAACCTCCGGGCGACAGCGACACGACCGGGAACTGAACCGACCGTCCGCCACGAAGGGGCGGGTGACCCGCTCGTCGGCAGCCGGCAAGCCCACTTCCCCGGATTCGGCACAAGAGAGACGACCATCTACGACCGCGACCGGCTCGAACCGGGGACGACTATCTCCGGGCCGGCGGTCCTCGAACAGGCCGAAAGCACCACTGTCGTCCCGCCGACGTGGGCCGGCGACGTGCTTGAAGACGGGACGCTCGTGATGACACACGAAGGGGGTGAGAACTGA
- a CDS encoding cytochrome oxidase, producing the protein MGTDVEREIGHDEYDPKGTLALIAIYFLLIAGLWIFTYFVEFLGNEMTVVGVVL; encoded by the coding sequence ATGGGTACGGACGTAGAACGAGAAATCGGACACGACGAGTACGACCCCAAGGGAACGCTCGCGCTCATCGCGATATACTTCCTGCTCATCGCGGGGCTGTGGATATTCACGTATTTCGTTGAGTTCCTCGGCAACGAGATGACCGTCGTGGGGGTGGTGTTGTGA
- a CDS encoding hydantoinase B/oxoprolinase family protein: MSDAEADADVDPVTLEVLRNQLESIAEEMGQTLIRGAYSPNIKERRDCSTALFDAEGRMVAQAEHIPVHLGAMPAAVAAVLDHDPQPGDVFVLNDPFTGGTHLPDVTMVSPLAPDGDIVGYAVSRAHHADVGGMTPGSMPAGAREIYQEGLRLPPTRLVADGDIRDDVQSLVLANVRNARERRADLRAQLAANERAAERLESLFEEHGRGTVLAGFDAVIDYSRERMEREIESLPDGTYEAADVLEGDGVTDEDIDIAVEVTVDGGAVELDFSGTDGQLAGNLNAPLAVAKSAVYFVVRCVTDPEIPPNHGCYEPVSVSVPDESLLDPEPPAAVVGGNVETSQRVTDVVFAAFAEAAPERVPAAGQGTMNNLTIGARDGSFTYYETIGGGFGGRPDKDGMDGVQVGMTNTLNTPVESIETEYPLRVDRYAFRPDSGGRGKHRGGLGLERALTVETDATVSLLTERRRHAPSGIAGGGDGAPGENLLDGEPVAAKTTVDVEAGTTVTVRTPGGGGHGDPDGRDPAALEQDCTDGKRTDDGR, translated from the coding sequence ATGTCCGACGCTGAAGCTGACGCCGATGTCGACCCCGTGACCTTGGAGGTACTTCGGAACCAGCTTGAGAGCATCGCCGAGGAGATGGGACAGACGCTCATCCGGGGAGCCTACTCCCCGAACATCAAGGAACGCCGCGACTGCTCGACGGCGCTTTTCGACGCCGAAGGCCGGATGGTCGCACAGGCCGAGCACATCCCCGTCCACCTCGGCGCGATGCCGGCGGCGGTTGCGGCGGTACTGGACCACGACCCACAGCCCGGTGATGTCTTCGTGCTCAACGACCCATTCACCGGCGGGACCCACCTGCCGGACGTGACGATGGTCTCGCCGCTTGCCCCCGACGGTGACATCGTCGGCTACGCCGTTTCGCGGGCACACCACGCCGACGTTGGCGGAATGACGCCCGGGAGCATGCCAGCGGGCGCGCGGGAAATCTATCAGGAGGGCCTGCGGCTGCCGCCGACGAGGCTCGTTGCGGACGGCGACATCCGCGACGATGTCCAGTCGCTCGTGCTCGCGAACGTCCGCAATGCCCGCGAGCGCCGTGCCGACCTTCGCGCACAGCTTGCGGCCAACGAACGCGCCGCCGAGCGGCTCGAATCGCTCTTTGAGGAACACGGCCGCGGGACGGTGCTTGCGGGCTTCGACGCCGTCATCGACTACTCCAGAGAGCGGATGGAACGCGAAATCGAGTCGCTGCCGGACGGCACCTACGAAGCGGCCGATGTTCTCGAAGGCGACGGCGTCACCGACGAAGACATCGATATTGCCGTCGAAGTGACAGTCGACGGGGGAGCGGTCGAACTCGACTTTTCCGGGACCGACGGCCAGTTGGCTGGAAACCTCAACGCGCCGCTTGCGGTGGCAAAAAGCGCCGTTTACTTCGTCGTCCGCTGTGTCACCGACCCCGAGATTCCGCCCAACCACGGCTGTTATGAGCCGGTTTCCGTTTCGGTCCCCGACGAATCGCTTCTGGACCCCGAGCCGCCCGCGGCTGTCGTCGGCGGCAACGTCGAGACGAGCCAACGGGTGACCGATGTGGTCTTTGCGGCGTTTGCCGAGGCTGCCCCTGAGCGCGTGCCGGCGGCTGGACAGGGGACGATGAACAACCTGACAATCGGCGCACGCGATGGCTCGTTCACCTATTATGAGACCATCGGCGGTGGCTTCGGCGGTCGCCCCGACAAAGACGGAATGGACGGCGTGCAGGTCGGGATGACGAACACGCTCAACACGCCTGTCGAATCCATCGAGACGGAGTACCCCCTTCGGGTCGACCGGTATGCCTTCCGACCCGACAGCGGTGGCCGGGGAAAACACCGGGGCGGTCTCGGTCTCGAACGGGCACTGACCGTCGAGACCGATGCAACCGTCTCGTTGCTGACAGAACGTCGCCGACACGCCCCGAGCGGCATTGCTGGTGGCGGGGACGGCGCACCCGGCGAGAACCTGCTTGACGGCGAGCCGGTGGCAGCAAAAACAACCGTCGATGTCGAAGCCGGCACGACCGTGACGGTCCGCACGCCCGGCGGCGGCGGCCACGGCGACCCTGACGGCCGCGACCCAGCGGCTCTCGAACAGGACTGCACTGACGGCAAGCGGACCGACGACGGGCGCTGA
- a CDS encoding sulfite exporter TauE/SafE family protein codes for MQAVALPLASVLAQAHDHSTTLPTEHVDLLVFLVIGLLAGAHCLGMCGPLVTAYADRFNPQAGTRRANALTLYEVRQHALFNLGRAGSYALIGGLFGLIGALAFASTDAVTAVGDSVRGGVGLLVGIAIVASGLYYLRGQSGVPHGVPVIGTFFGWVSGLLTSRIDRLANSPGILGLGALHGLLPCPIIYPAYLYAFALGDPVRGALSLAVLGLGTIPTLFVYGTALGSLSTSSRVRLHRLLGVAFIVLGYIPIQHGLMLAFGIHLPHPPIPFYQPL; via the coding sequence ATGCAGGCGGTGGCGCTGCCGCTCGCCTCGGTTCTCGCGCAGGCTCATGACCACTCGACGACGCTGCCGACCGAACACGTCGACCTGCTGGTGTTTCTGGTCATCGGCCTGCTCGCCGGGGCACACTGTCTCGGAATGTGTGGTCCGCTCGTGACCGCCTACGCCGACCGGTTCAATCCGCAGGCGGGAACGCGACGCGCGAACGCGCTAACGTTATACGAAGTCCGACAGCATGCCCTGTTCAATCTCGGGCGGGCAGGGAGCTACGCCCTCATCGGGGGACTGTTCGGTCTCATCGGAGCGCTCGCTTTCGCCTCGACGGACGCTGTCACCGCGGTCGGGGACTCAGTCAGAGGCGGTGTCGGGCTACTTGTCGGTATCGCCATCGTCGCCAGCGGCCTCTACTACCTCAGGGGCCAGTCCGGCGTGCCACACGGCGTTCCCGTTATCGGGACGTTCTTCGGATGGGTTTCGGGGCTGCTCACAAGCCGTATCGACCGGCTCGCGAACTCGCCGGGCATCCTCGGGCTCGGAGCGCTGCACGGACTGTTGCCGTGCCCGATTATCTATCCCGCCTATCTGTACGCGTTTGCGCTCGGTGACCCGGTCCGCGGTGCGCTCTCGCTTGCCGTACTCGGCCTCGGAACGATACCGACCCTCTTTGTCTACGGCACGGCGCTGGGCTCGCTCAGCACCTCAAGCAGGGTTCGCCTCCACCGGCTGCTCGGCGTGGCGTTCATCGTCCTGGGGTACATACCGATTCAGCACGGGCTGATGCTCGCCTTCGGCATTCACCTTCCACACCCCCCGATACCGTTCTACCAGCCGCTCTAA
- a CDS encoding Nramp family divalent metal transporter, whose product MGLLARLKAIGPGALVAAAFVGPGTVTTASVIGAEYAYLLVWTIAFSILATMVLQEMSARLGLITRDGLGEALRNEFSNPLAKWATVGLVVSAIGIGTAAFQTGNIVGGAAGLATITGVSENVWGPAIGLVAAALLWSGNYKLIERVFIALVAVMGVAFILNAIIVRPDLGALGGGLVPTIPDGSAYLIVGLIGTTVVGYNLFLHASTVQERWDDKSDLAECRTDTIAMVAVGGIITTAIVVTAAAVFPPGTEIDDVGEMANQLEPVFGGYALTFFAVGLFAAGFTSAMSAPLAGAYATAGALGWERDLTSMRFRAIWMTILGVGIVGSAMDLNPVSVIVFAQVANGLLLPILAVFLIYAMNNDDLLGEYTNSRLQNILGGLVTLVVVGIGLQTLYDVLVL is encoded by the coding sequence ATGGGGCTGTTAGCACGATTGAAGGCCATCGGACCGGGAGCGCTGGTCGCAGCGGCGTTTGTCGGTCCCGGTACGGTCACGACGGCAAGCGTCATCGGCGCGGAGTACGCGTATCTCCTCGTGTGGACCATCGCGTTCTCGATTCTTGCGACGATGGTGTTACAGGAGATGAGCGCGCGTCTCGGCCTGATAACTCGGGACGGACTCGGCGAGGCGCTTCGAAACGAGTTCTCAAACCCGCTGGCAAAGTGGGCGACTGTTGGACTTGTGGTGAGTGCCATCGGTATCGGCACCGCCGCGTTCCAGACCGGCAACATCGTCGGTGGTGCGGCCGGGCTGGCGACGATTACCGGCGTTAGCGAGAACGTCTGGGGGCCGGCTATCGGCCTCGTCGCGGCCGCTCTGCTGTGGAGTGGCAACTACAAGCTCATCGAACGCGTCTTTATTGCTCTCGTTGCTGTGATGGGCGTCGCGTTCATCCTCAATGCCATCATCGTCCGCCCCGACCTCGGGGCGCTTGGCGGTGGGTTGGTGCCGACGATTCCGGATGGGTCGGCCTATCTCATCGTCGGGCTTATCGGCACGACCGTCGTCGGCTACAACCTCTTCCTGCATGCGAGCACCGTTCAGGAACGTTGGGATGATAAAAGCGACCTCGCGGAGTGTCGAACAGACACCATTGCGATGGTTGCTGTCGGCGGAATTATTACGACGGCAATCGTTGTCACCGCCGCCGCGGTGTTTCCGCCAGGAACCGAAATCGACGATGTCGGCGAAATGGCAAACCAACTCGAGCCGGTCTTTGGCGGGTACGCGCTCACGTTCTTCGCTGTGGGGTTGTTCGCAGCCGGCTTCACCAGTGCGATGAGCGCTCCGCTCGCCGGTGCGTACGCGACTGCTGGCGCACTCGGTTGGGAGCGGGACCTCACCTCGATGCGGTTCCGCGCCATCTGGATGACGATTCTCGGCGTCGGCATCGTCGGCTCGGCGATGGACCTCAACCCGGTCAGCGTCATTGTCTTCGCACAGGTTGCCAACGGCCTCCTGCTGCCCATACTGGCGGTCTTCCTCATCTACGCGATGAACAACGATGACCTGCTCGGCGAGTACACGAACAGTCGGCTGCAGAATATCCTCGGCGGGCTTGTCACCCTCGTTGTCGTTGGCATCGGTCTGCAAACGCTCTACGACGTACTCGTGCTCTAA
- a CDS encoding ribbon-helix-helix protein, CopG family has protein sequence MTRRVTVSLDDDTAAALEQLDDETGAGQSEIVRRALSFYAANYEAATGRQSDALEQYYRMLSSGEHVLLDIDFLHAFLEHLYAGGDPDAEFVAAADRVSDYHASEYASRFESVGELLEWLSFCGFLDVRHEDDGVYHAVFPSEAIQWFMTRFIERSTTDLPGDIETERGVSKLIVTERET, from the coding sequence ATGACGCGGCGGGTCACCGTATCGCTCGACGACGACACGGCAGCGGCTCTCGAACAACTTGACGACGAGACCGGTGCTGGTCAAAGCGAAATCGTCCGCCGTGCCCTCTCGTTTTATGCAGCCAACTACGAGGCCGCAACCGGCCGCCAAAGCGACGCGCTCGAACAGTACTACCGGATGCTTTCGTCCGGCGAACACGTCCTGTTGGATATCGACTTCCTCCATGCCTTTCTTGAACACCTTTATGCCGGCGGCGACCCCGACGCGGAGTTCGTCGCTGCTGCCGACCGTGTCTCAGACTACCATGCAAGCGAGTACGCCTCCCGGTTTGAGTCAGTCGGCGAACTGCTTGAGTGGTTGTCGTTCTGCGGCTTTCTCGATGTCCGCCACGAGGACGACGGCGTCTACCATGCCGTCTTTCCGTCCGAGGCCATTCAGTGGTTCATGACCCGGTTCATTGAGCGAAGCACGACGGATTTACCGGGTGACATCGAGACCGAACGCGGCGTCTCGAAGCTCATTGTTACCGAGCGGGAAACCTGA
- a CDS encoding heme-copper oxidase family protein — protein MAAIPDAIDADRGPPMAVPLQHFVVALVFLLAGTVAGAAGQFGLLAGMEHVAFVHLLFVGWVCITILGAMTQFVPVWSGLDLHSRRLANVQLLFVTVGLAGLVAALFSGAVAWLAATGTVLAVGIWLFVYNIGRTLAAARPWDVTERHFAFALGCFVAVTMLALPLAVGFSRPVFTSLPVTHESVRMAHASVAVFGAVLATVLGALYQLATMSTQTELHGIDTTVRRAETVAYPVGVTALVVGRLFETVLLARLGGVLVAGCIIAVGFVVARRLYETQVDQTPMLSRYAVVAVAMVIWGLLALPAWAVAPLAAGTLYGAEGTFYLLAFGVVGFVVFGTLYHIVPFLIWVDRYSGQLGLADVPMIDDLYSDRLAVVDFTLLSGGVVALVIADSLAVPSSVRFFGSLLVLAGGAVFVANITLVVRRHNPGGVRGLVSDTGSAAGSPEQSD, from the coding sequence ATGGCCGCAATTCCGGACGCTATCGACGCCGACCGCGGGCCGCCGATGGCGGTCCCACTGCAGCACTTCGTCGTCGCGCTCGTGTTTTTGCTTGCTGGAACAGTCGCCGGTGCCGCCGGACAGTTTGGTCTACTCGCCGGGATGGAACACGTCGCGTTCGTTCACCTGCTGTTTGTCGGGTGGGTCTGTATCACCATTCTCGGCGCAATGACGCAGTTCGTCCCGGTGTGGTCCGGTCTTGACCTCCACTCGCGGCGGTTGGCAAACGTGCAACTGCTGTTTGTCACTGTCGGGCTTGCTGGCCTCGTCGCCGCGCTGTTTTCGGGAGCCGTTGCGTGGCTCGCCGCCACCGGAACCGTGCTAGCAGTCGGTATCTGGCTGTTTGTCTATAACATCGGCCGGACGCTCGCCGCCGCTCGTCCGTGGGATGTGACCGAACGACATTTCGCGTTCGCGCTCGGCTGTTTCGTGGCGGTGACCATGCTGGCGCTGCCGCTTGCAGTGGGCTTCAGCCGCCCGGTGTTCACCAGTCTGCCGGTCACCCACGAATCAGTGCGGATGGCTCACGCTTCCGTCGCTGTCTTCGGAGCCGTGCTGGCGACGGTGCTGGGTGCTTTATATCAACTCGCGACAATGTCCACACAGACCGAACTCCACGGTATAGACACGACCGTCCGCCGTGCCGAGACGGTCGCCTACCCGGTCGGTGTGACCGCACTTGTCGTCGGCCGGCTGTTTGAAACCGTCCTGCTTGCCCGCCTTGGCGGCGTTCTCGTGGCCGGCTGTATCATTGCCGTCGGTTTTGTCGTCGCCCGGCGGCTCTACGAAACACAGGTCGACCAGACGCCGATGCTCTCGCGGTACGCTGTCGTTGCCGTGGCAATGGTCATATGGGGGCTGCTCGCGCTGCCAGCGTGGGCAGTCGCCCCCCTCGCTGCCGGCACGCTGTACGGGGCCGAGGGGACCTTTTATTTGCTCGCGTTCGGCGTTGTCGGCTTCGTCGTCTTCGGGACGCTGTACCACATCGTGCCCTTTCTCATCTGGGTTGACCGCTACAGCGGCCAGTTGGGGCTTGCCGATGTGCCGATGATAGACGACCTTTACTCGGACCGGCTCGCTGTCGTTGATTTCACGCTCCTTTCGGGTGGGGTGGTCGCCCTCGTCATTGCTGATAGCCTCGCGGTGCCGTCGTCGGTGCGCTTTTTCGGTAGCCTGCTGGTCCTTGCCGGCGGTGCCGTCTTCGTTGCTAACATCACCCTCGTTGTCCGCCGTCACAACCCCGGCGGTGTTCGCGGGCTGGTCAGTGACACCGGCTCTGCAGCCGGGTCGCCGGAGCAGTCGGACTGA
- a CDS encoding b(o/a)3-type cytochrome-c oxidase subunit 1, whose amino-acid sequence MSTYIEQFPEEARIVRLAFFSSFAALAVGAALGLVQVLHRTDIVRFIDSAKYYDVLTLHGVLLVITFTIFFLVGIFTWAITTSLDRSLGNIRFTQAWYGLMVVGTVLAALPMIGGLIDSVEMSAGVLFTFYAPMQAHPLFYLGLAIFIVGTWLAGVDWFTTWWSWKQDNPGERIPLPTFMVLTTMIFWYLSSLGVAASVLLFLLPWSVGIIDQVNALLTRTLFWYFGHAVVYFWLMPAYMMWYIMLPKISGGKLFSDPLARVVFVLFLVLSTPTGIHHQYLDPGIAEGFKFMAMVNTMFLLLPSLLTAFTVVASMEHGARQRGGSGYFGWLRALPWRDPVFTGMALAGLMFAAAAFSGMVNAGMNINYLVHNTWWVVGHFHLTVGTAVALTIMAVSYWFLPQVTGKKLWGKSVALAQVVLWFVGMTFMSNAMHRSGLAGMPRRTAEPQYRNFEFEMAAGSLGELNAQVILGGILLFVSTLLFVLVVVMTVLGDKAEPGTLPANEYADTLSGPEDSPKVLDNLKLWTAIAVILVILAYALPLASIISRGGVFGPGVGTYPMVVETLQVIAQTAADTVVGVTH is encoded by the coding sequence ATGAGCACGTACATTGAGCAGTTCCCCGAAGAAGCACGCATCGTTCGGCTAGCGTTTTTCAGCTCGTTTGCTGCCCTCGCTGTTGGCGCAGCGCTAGGGCTTGTACAGGTACTCCACCGAACCGACATCGTCCGATTCATCGACTCCGCTAAGTATTACGACGTGCTGACGCTCCACGGCGTGTTGCTTGTAATAACGTTTACCATCTTCTTCCTTGTGGGCATCTTCACGTGGGCCATCACGACCAGCCTCGATAGGAGCCTCGGAAATATCAGGTTCACGCAGGCGTGGTATGGCCTGATGGTCGTTGGGACCGTGTTGGCGGCCCTCCCGATGATCGGTGGCCTCATCGATTCCGTAGAGATGAGCGCCGGCGTCCTGTTTACGTTCTACGCGCCGATGCAGGCACACCCGCTGTTCTACCTCGGGCTCGCGATTTTCATCGTCGGCACATGGCTTGCCGGCGTTGATTGGTTCACGACATGGTGGAGCTGGAAGCAGGACAACCCCGGCGAGCGGATTCCGCTGCCGACCTTTATGGTTTTGACGACGATGATATTCTGGTATCTCTCCAGCCTCGGTGTCGCCGCATCCGTTCTCCTGTTTCTGTTGCCGTGGTCGGTTGGCATCATCGACCAAGTGAACGCGCTCCTGACTCGAACGCTGTTCTGGTATTTCGGCCACGCAGTCGTCTACTTCTGGCTGATGCCGGCCTACATGATGTGGTACATCATGCTGCCGAAGATCTCCGGCGGCAAGCTGTTCAGTGACCCGCTTGCTCGCGTGGTCTTCGTGCTGTTCTTGGTGCTTTCGACGCCGACTGGTATTCACCACCAGTACCTCGACCCCGGCATTGCGGAAGGGTTCAAATTCATGGCGATGGTCAACACCATGTTCCTGCTGTTGCCGAGCTTACTGACGGCGTTTACCGTCGTCGCCAGTATGGAGCATGGGGCCCGCCAGCGCGGTGGCTCGGGCTACTTCGGCTGGCTCCGAGCGCTCCCGTGGCGTGACCCGGTCTTTACCGGCATGGCGCTTGCCGGGCTGATGTTCGCCGCCGCCGCGTTCTCCGGGATGGTCAACGCCGGGATGAACATCAACTACCTCGTCCACAACACGTGGTGGGTCGTCGGTCACTTCCACCTGACCGTCGGTACTGCCGTCGCGCTGACCATCATGGCTGTCTCCTACTGGTTCCTCCCACAGGTGACCGGCAAGAAGCTCTGGGGCAAATCGGTCGCGCTCGCTCAGGTCGTCCTCTGGTTTGTCGGCATGACGTTCATGTCGAACGCGATGCACCGCTCCGGGCTGGCCGGCATGCCGCGACGGACCGCAGAACCCCAATACCGGAACTTCGAGTTCGAAATGGCAGCCGGTTCACTTGGCGAACTCAACGCGCAGGTCATCCTCGGCGGTATCCTGCTGTTCGTTTCGACGCTGCTGTTCGTCCTCGTTGTCGTCATGACTGTTCTCGGCGACAAGGCAGAACCCGGGACGCTACCGGCAAACGAGTACGCCGACACGCTCTCCGGTCCCGAGGACTCGCCGAAAGTTCTCGACAACCTGAAGCTGTGGACCGCCATCGCGGTCATCCTCGTCATCCTGGCGTACGCGCTTCCGCTGGCTTCCATCATCAGCCGCGGCGGCGTCTTCGGCCCGGGTGTCGGAACCTACCCGATGGTCGTCGAGACATTGCAGGTTATCGCCCAGACAGCCGCTGACACCGTCGTCGGGGTGACACACTGA